From the Pontibaca methylaminivorans genome, the window AACCGGGGTCGGAAGTTTCCTCGGCAGTTTCGCCAATACCCCCGCCCATGACCTTGGCGCGGCGATGCTCGAAGCGGTGGTCGCACGCGCCGGCATCGACAAATCCGAAGTCAGCGAGACCATCCTCGGGCAGGTGCTGACCGCGGCGCAGGGGCAGAACCCGGCGCGCCAGGCGCATATCAAGGCCGGCCTGCCGCAGGAAAGCGCCGCCTGGCTGGTCAATCAGGTCTGCGGCTCGGGGCTGCGCTCGATCGCGCTGGCCGCCCAGCACATCCAGCTTGGCGATGCCGAAATCGTCGCCGCCGGCGGGCAGGAAAACATGTCGATGGCCCCCCATGCCGCCAATCTGCGGCAGGGCCAGAAGATGGGCGACCTGAAATATATCGACACGATGATTCGCGACGGGCTCTGGGACGCTTTCAACGGCTATCACATGGGCAACACCGCCGAGAACGTGGCCGGCCAGTGGCAAATCAGCCGCGAACAGCAGGACGAATTCGCCGTCGCCAGCCAGAACAAGGCCGAAGCCGCCCAGAGCGCCGGCAAGTTCAAGGACGAGATCGTCCCCTTCACCATCAAGACCCGCAAGGGCGACGTGGTGATGGAAAGCGACGAATATATCCGTCACGGCGCCAATATCGAGGCCATGCAGAAGCTGCGCCCGGCCTTCACCAAGGAAGGCACCGTCACTGCCGGCAACGCCAGCGGCATCAACGACGGCGCGGCCGGAGTGCTGCTGATGAGTGCCGACAACGCCGAAAAGCGCGGGATCGAACCGCTGGCGCGGATCGTGTCCTACGCCACGGTCGGGCTCGACCCCTCGATCATGGGCGTCGGTCCGATCGGTGCCAGCCGCAAGGCGCTGGAAAAGGCCGGCTGGAAAGCCTCGGACCTCGACCTGGTCGAAGCCAACGAAGCCTTTGCCGCGCAGGCCTGCGCCGTCAACAAGGACATGGGCTGGGATCCCGAGATCGTGAATGTGAACGGCGGTTCGATCGCCATCGGGCACCCGATCGGCGCCTCGGGCGCGCGCATCCTGAACACGCTGCTGTTCGAACTGAAGCGGCGCAACGCCAAGCGCGGCCTCGCCACGCTCTGCATCGGCGGCGGCATGGGCATCGCCCTGTGCGTCGAGCGCCCCTGATCCCGACCGAGACCGGCATCTGTCCGTCCGATCCGGGGCCCCGCGCCCCGGATCGGGCAGGCAAGGTGCCCGCAACATTGTTGCGCATCCCTGGGCGTGTCGGTAACGTCCTTGCGAATCCCTGACCCTTACCTGGAGAGTAACATGGCACGAACAGCACTCGTCACCGGCGGCAGCCGCGGCATCGGTGCGGCGATCTCGAAGGCATTGAAGGCAGCCGGCTACAACGTAGCGGCCACCTATGCCGGCAATGACGAGGCCGCTGCTGCATTTACCAGCGAAACCGGCATCAAGACCTACAAATGGAACGTCGCCGACTACGATGAAAGCAAGGCCGGGATCGAAAAGGTCGAAGCCGAGGTCGGCCAGATCGACATCGTGGTGGCGAATGCCGGCATCACCCGCGACGCGCCGTTCCACAAGATGACCCCGGAGCAGTGGAAGGATGTCGTCGACACCAACCTGACCGGTGTCTTCAACACCGTTCACCCCGTCTGGCCCGGCATGCGCGAGCGCAAGTTCGGCCGCGTCATCGTCATCAGCTCGATCAACGGGCAGAAGGGACAGTTCGCCCAGGTCAACTATGCGGCGACCAAGGCCGGCGATCTCGGGATCGTGAAGTCGCTTGCCCAGGAAGGCGCGCGCGCCGGCATCACCGCCAACGCGGTCTGCCCGGGCTATATCGCCACCGACATGGTGATGGCGGTTCCGGAAAAGGTCCGCGAAAGCATCATCGCGCAGATTCCGGCCGGGCGCCTTGGCGAACCCGAGGAAATCGCCCGTTGCGTGGTGTTCCTCGCCTCTGATGACGCGGGCTTCATCAACGGCTCGACCATCAGCGCGAACGGCGCGCAGTTCTTCGTCTGATCCGCGCCGGAACGCGACAGGTTCAATCAGGGCCGGCCATCCCAGGCCGGTCCTTTTGCTGCGGGGCTTTCGATGGAGCAACAGCGCGCCACCATGATCGGCTTCGGAGCGGTCCTGCTCTGGTCGCTGCTGGCGCTGCTCACCGTCTGGTCGGCCCCGGTGCCGCCGCTCCTGCTGAACGCAATCTGCTTTGCGATCGGCGGGACGATCGGCATCCTCTGGTGCCGCGCCACCAATTCGCTGGCCGAGCTGCGCCGGGTGTCATGGCGGGTCTATGTCTTCGGCACGCTCGGGCTGTTTGGCTACCACGCGCTCTATTTCTCGGCCCTGCGGCTTGCCCCGGCGGCCGAGGCCGGACTCATTGCCTATCTCTGGCCGCTGCTGATCGTGCTGTTCTCGGGCCTGCTGCCCGGCGAATCCCTGCGTCCCGGGCATCTTGCGGGTGCCCTGCTCAGCTTTGCCGGGGCGGCGCTGATCCTGACCGGCGCCGGTGATCTCGGCTTCAGGGCGCAATATCTGCCGGGCTATGGGCTCGCGCTGCTCTGCGCTCTCACCTGGTCGGGTTACTCGGTGCTTTCGCGGCTCGTCGGCCATGCGCCGACCAGTTCGGTCGCGGTGTTCTGCCTGCTGAGCGCATTGCTGTCGCTGCTGCTGCATCTCGTCTTCGAGCCGACCCGCTGGCCCGACGGCGCAACCGGGTGGCTTGCCACGCTCGGCCTCGGGCTCGGCCCGGTCGGGCTTGCGTTCTATCTCTGGGATGTGGGGGTGAAACGCGGGGATATTCAGCTTCTCGGCACCAGTTCCTATGCGGCGCCGCTGCTGTCCACGCTCATTCTGGTTCTCGCGGGCGTTGCCAGCGCCTCGTGGACGCTGGCTGTCGCCGCGCTGCTGATAACCGCCGGCGCCGTGGTCGCGGCCCGCGCCCGCCGGCGGGATTGATCTGGCGGCCGTCCTAGTGGGACAGGCGCTCGATCTCTTCCTTGAGCTTCAGCTTTTGCTTCTTGAGTTCAGTCACATACAGCCCATCCGTGCCCGGCGATCGTTCGGCCTGCTCGACCTCGTTGCTCAGCAGGCGATGCTTACGCTTCAGTTCCGTCAGATGCGCGTTCAGGCTCATGGCAAACCTCCTTCTGAACCAGATGCAGACTCAGTTGAACACATCTTCCCGAGTCTGTCACCAGCGATCCGGATCACATGGCTGACAACGTATGAATCCCGCCGCGGGTCCTCATGCCGGCCAGGGCAACGGCGCGCCGTCCCGCAGCACCGCCGCGATGTCCGGGCGGTAATCCTCGCGGCTCGTGCGGTGCGTGCCCTCGTGCAGTACGAGCGGCCAATGCTGGCGGAATGCCGCCCGTCCGCCCTTGCGGGCCCGCAGGATGGCCAGTTCGGGCTCCCGCCCCGCGCGCGCCGAAAGCGGCAGCAGTTCGACCGACCCGAGCCGCGCCTGCGCACAGGCCGCAAGCAGTTCGGGCAGCCGCGCAACCCGCTGGATCACGTGGAAACAGCCCCGCGCCGCCAGCCGCCGTGCCGCCGCCGCGACCCAGGCGCCAAGCTCCTCCCCGCCGCCGAGCGCCAGCGCCCGCCCCTCGTCGCGCGCACGGCTGTGGGCACCTGCCCTGAAATACGGCGGATTGGCGATCACATGGTCGAACTCCGCCTGCCGCAGCGGCGCGGGCAGGGCCGAAAGGTCAGCGACATGGACCATGGCGGGAATGCCGTTTTCTGCGGCATTGCGTCGCGCAAGCGCGGCATAGGCCGGCTGGATCTCGACCCCGACAAGGCAGAGATCCGGAACGCGCGCCCCAAGGCACAGCATCGCCGCCCCGGCCCCGCAGCCGAGGTCAAGCACCCGCTCTCCGCTCCGCGCCGGGATGCTGGCCGCCAGCAGGACCGGATCAGCCCCCGCGCGATAGCCCTTGCACGGCTGCCGCAGCCGCAGCCGGCCGCCAAGGAAACCATCACGGCTCAGCGCGTCCTCGGCAAAACTTTCGATCATCATCCGGCGGGCAGGATGTCATTGTCGCGCAGCACCGAAAGCGCGCGGTCGAAATCGGCCTCGCGCACCATCATGCGCCGGGGCAGAATTCCGATGCCACCTTCGAGGATGCTCATGTTTACGTCGAATTCAAAGCAGTCTATATCCTCGCCCCGAAGGAGAACGGATGCAAAGGCCATGACCGTCGGATCGGTGCTGCGCAGAAGTTCCTTCATGACTTCAGGATGTAAGGGCAAGTCAGCCGAAATGTCGAGCCGGGAAACGGACGCATGATGGACAGTATTCTCTCTCCGACGCCGCTTGACCGTCTCGCCGCCGAACTCGGCAGCGACATGGAAGCGGTCAGCACCCTGATCCGCAAGCGGATGGTGTCGCGCCATGCGCCGCGCATCCCCGAAGTGACCGCCCACCTGGTCGAGGCCGGCGGCAAGCGGCTGCGGCCCATGCTGACTCTCGCCGCGGCCCGGATCTGCGGCTACGAGGGGCCCTGGCATGTCCACCTCGCCGCAACGGTCGAATTCATCCATACCGCGACGCTGCTGCACGACGACGTGGTCGATGAAAGCGCCCAGCGCCGGGGCCGCCCCACCGCGAACCTGCTCTGGGACAACAAGTCGAGCGTGCTGGTCGGCGACTACCTGTTCGCCCGCAGCTTCCAGCTCATGGTCGAGCCCGGGAACCTGCGCGTGCTCGGGATCCTTTCGAACGCCGCCGCCACCATCGCCGAAGGCGAGGTGCTGCAGCTTTCCGCCGCGCGCGATCTCGCCACCGGCGAGGATACCTATCTCCAGATCGTCCGCGGCAAGACCGCGGCGCTGTTCTCGGCCGCGACCGAATCGGGCGCGGTGATCGCCGGCGCGCCGGAGGACCACGCCCGCGCGCTGTTCGAATACGGCGACGCCCTCGGCATCGCCTTCCAGATCGCGGACGACCTGCTCGACTACCAGGGTAACAGCAGCGCCACCGGCAAGAACATCGGCGACGATTTCCGCGACCGGAAACTCACCCTTCCCCTGATCAAGGCGATCGCCGCCGCAAGCCCCGAAGAACGCAGCTTCTGGAAACGGGTGATCGAGACCAGCCGGCAGGAAGAGGGCGACATCGACACCGCACTTGCGCTGATGGAGCGTCACGGCGCCCTTGCCGCGACCCGCGAGGACGCCCTTCGCTGGGCCGAACGCGCGCGCGACGCGCTCCGCACGCTCCCCGACCATCCGGTGCGCCACATTCTCCACGATCTAGCGGATTACGTCGTCGCCCGCCTCCTCTAGCCGAAGGCCAGGGCGGCAAATCCCGCGCCAAAGCCTTCTTCTGGCTCTAAATATCCCCGCCGGAGGCCCCCCGCCGCCGCAATCAGGCGCCAAGCTTGGCGTGGAGTTCCTCAAGGTCGATCTCGCCCACCGGCATCTTGTTGCCCGGATTTCCGGCATCGTAACGGAACAGCTCGAAATCCTGCTTGTAGATCTCGTAAACCAGATGCATCGAAAGGTCGTCGAAATACGCCTCGACCGGATGGGCACGCGTCGGCCCGTGGCCCTCGCTTTCGTTGAAGCGCGGAACCGCCGCCAGATCGACCGGGTGGCGCATCTCCATATTGGCCAGCACCTGCGTCATGCCCTCCTCGAAGGCTTCGGTCCAGATCACGCGGTCATAGGTGCCGCCATTGGCGATGAACGTGCCCACATGGCCCGACATTGCCGACCAGTGGATATCGGGCTCCATCGGGCGGCGGAAGCGGATCGTGTCACGGGCAAACAGCAGAAAGCGGCGGAACGAGCGGATCTGGTCGAACTCCTCCTGCCCGTCCTCGCCGCCGACCTCGATCCCGTAATTATAGATCAGTGACGGCACCAGATTGCCGCGATAGCGCCGCCCGTTGCGCTGGATACCGCAGATCTTGTCGAAGAACGACGAAAGGATCCGCGTATAGGGGTTGCGCACACAGGTAAAGCTGTAGCTCTCGTGCCCCAGCACATTGCGCCGGATCGGCTCCTGGCTGGTTTCGAAGGCCCATTTGTGCAGGCCCGTGTCGGCGTCGTGGATATCCCCGTCGAAGAACCGGCCGTGATCCGAATAATAGAGAATCTGGCCGATGGTCGAACAGGCGCATTTCGGCACGACCCGATAAACGACGCTGCCGCTTTCGGTCATCCAGGTACCGGGAAAATTCATACTGCACTCCTTGTGCGGCGCCACAGCACAGGCGCACCGCTCCAATCGAGAGAAAGCAGAGAAAGCCGGTTTATTCAATCGGCCATGGGCACTATCAAGCCCCTGTGTGTCGTTGAACAGTGTCGTTTTTTTCCATGGCTCGAATTGCCTATATCCTGCTCTGCCACAAGGATCCCGATACCGTCATCCGCCGGGCCCGGCAGCTGACCGCCGCCGGCGACTGCATGGCGATCCATTTCGATGCCCGCGCCAGCCGGTCCGATTACCGCCGCATCCGGGCCGCGCTCGACGGTGATCCGAACGTGAGCTTCGTGCGCCGGCCCGTGAAATGCGGCTGGGGCGAATGGTCGCTGGTCGAGGCGACGCTGCGGGCCACCGCCGCCGCGCTCGACGCCTTCCCCCGCGCCACGCATGTCTACATGCTCTCGGGCGACTGCATGGCGATCAAGTCGGCGCAATACGCCCATCGCTTCCTTGACGACATTGATGCCGACTTCATCGAAAGCTTCGACTTCTTCGAAAGCGACTGGATCAAGACCGGCATCCGCGAGGAACGGCTGATCTACCGCCATTTCCTCAACGAACGCCGCCACAAGCGCCTGTTCTATGCCTCGCTCGCGCTGCAGCAGGCGCTCGGCCTGCGGCGGCGGATCCCGGCCGATCTCGATATCCGGATCGGAAGCCAGTGGTGGTGCCTGCGGCGCCGCACGGTCGAAAGAATCATCGCCATGACGCAGGAGCGCCGCGACGTGATGCGCTTCTTCCGCACCACCTGGATCCCGGACGAGACCTTCTTCCAGACCCTCGTGCATCACCTGGTGCCCGAGGAGGAGATCCGCAGCCGCACCCTCACCTTCCTGATGTTTTCCGACTACGGGATGCCGGTCACCTTCTACAACGATCACTATAACCTGCTGCTGTCCCAGGATTATCTCTTCGCCCGCAAGATCAGCCCCGAGGCGCATGACCTGCACGAACGGCTCGGGACGCTCTATGCCGCACGCGACGCGGCGTTCCAGATCTCGAACGAGGGAACCAGCATCTATCGTTTCCTGACCGGGCGCGGCCGCATGGGGCGCCGCTTCGCCCCCCGGTTCTGGGAAACCGAAAGCTCGCTCGGGCGCGAGCGGGAACTGATGATCATCGCCTGCAAGAAATGGCATGTGGCCAAGCGCCTGGTGGGGCGGATCCGCACAACGGCCGGCCTGCCGGCGGTCGATTACCTCTTCAACGAGGAAACCACCCCCCTGCCCGACCTCGGCGGCATCCAGAAGACGCTCGAGAAACGCACCCGCCACCGCCGCGCATTGATGCGGATGCTGTTCGACTGGTTCGGGACCGACCGGCTCGTCATCTGCATGGATACGGCCAGTCTCGATCTCATGCATGATTTCTTTTCCGACCGCTCCGTCACCCGCCTGCTCGAGATCGAATGCCTCTATTCCGACGATTTCCTGAGCGGCCACGCAAAACGCATCGGGCTAGCCGGCGAACAGACCGATGCCGAGGCGCTCGACCGGCTGTTGCCGACGATCCGCAACGCCATCAATGACGAGGCCGACCTGATACGCGACGCCGGCTTCGCCCGCCACGGGCGCATCAGCGAAACCGCCTCGGTCGCGGCCAACGCGGCGGTGCTTGCCGAATTCCTGACCATTCCCGAGGCCACCGCGCTGGACCTCCTGCAGGGCGGCGACCTGTTCGACTGAGCGGCCCCGGGCGCAGGGCCCGGGAATCCTCCTTGCCCGGCGGCGCCAAAGCCATACCTTGAGAACAGTCCACGAGAGAACCCCCATGATCGCAAGAACCACCGATCTCGCCGCGCTGCTCGCCGACCCCGACCTGCTGGCGGACTGCGCCTATATCGACGGGCAATGGGTCGAAGGCGACGACGGCCGCTTCGACGTGCAGAACCCGGCCCGCGGCGATGTCATCGCCCGCGTCGCCGACCTGAGCCGCAGCCAGGTTGCGGGCGCCATCGCCCAGGCCGAGGCGGCACAGAAGGAATGGGCGCGCTGGACCGGAAAGGAGCGCGCCTCGGCGCTGCGCCGCTGGTTCGACCTCATGACGCGCCACCAGGACGATCTCGCCACGATTCTCACCGCCGAACAGGGCAAACCCCTTGCCGAGGCGAAAGGAGAAATCGCCTATGGCGCCGGTTTCGTCGAATTCTTCGCCGAAGAGGCCAAGCGCATCCGCGGCGAGATCCTGCCCGCCCATGCGCGTGACAAGCGCATCTCGGTGATCCGCCAGCCGATCGGCGTCGCCGCCGCGATCACGCCCTGGAATTTCCCGAACGCGATGATCGCGCGCAAGGCCGCGCCGGCGCTGGCCGCCGGCTGTTCCTTCATCGCCCGGCCCGCAGGCGCGACCCCGCTGTCGGCCCTTGCCATGGCCGTTCTGGCCGACCGCGCCGGCATCCCGGCCGGGATCTTCAACGTCGTGACCTCCTCCGCCGCCGGCGAGATCGGCAAGGAATTCTGCCGCAACCCATCCGTGCGCAAACTGAGCTTCACAGGCAGCACCGAGGTCGGGCGCATCCTGCTGCGCCAGGCGGCGGAACAGGTCAAGAAATGCTCGATGGAGCTTGGCGGCAATGCCCCCTTCATCGTCTTCGACGATGCCGACGTCGATGCCGCGGTCGAGGGGGCGATCCTCTGCAAGTTCCGCGCCAGCGGTCAGACCTGTGTCTGCGCCAACCGGATCTATGTGCAGGAGGGCATCCACGACAGCTTCGTGGAACGGCTGACGGCCCGGGTCGCAGAACTCAGGATCGGCGACGGGCTCGACCCGGGGGTCGACCTCGGCCCGCTGATCGACAGGGCGGCGGTCGAAAAGCTGCAGGGCCACATCGCCGATGCCCGGGAAAAGGGTGGCGAAGTGATCCTGGGCGGGGACACCGCCGACACCTCCGGCAGCTTCTTCCCCCCCACCATCCTCACCGGCGCCACCTCCGACATGCTGTTCGCGCAGGAGGAAATCTTCGGCCCGCTCGCCCCGATCTTCCGCTTCAGGGACGAAGACGAGGTGATCGCGCTCGCCAATGACACGATCTTCGGCCTCGCCTCATATTTCTACGCCCGCGACCTCGGGCGGGTGACACGGGTGGCCGAAGCCCTCGAATACGGGATCGTCGGCATCAACACCGGCCTCATCAGCACCGAGCTCGCCCCTTTCGGCGGCATCAAGCAATCCGGCCTCGGGCGCGAAGGCAGCCATCACGGCATCGACGAATATCTTGAACTGAAATACATCTGCACCTCGGTCTAGGGCCCGCACTCCGCCATCCCCTGCAGTTTCCGCATTCCACGCCTTCTTCTGGCCGGAAATATCCCGGGGGTGCGGGGGCAGCGCCCCCGCCAGCCACGCCACAATCGTCATGGCGGAAAAAAACAGGGCCATGCGCCGGCATGACCCTGTTGCTGTCTCCATCCCCGCGAGGGGTGGCGCGACCGGTTCCCCGATCAGTTCTTGGCGTAGAATTCGACGACCAGATGCGGCTCCATGATCGCCGCATAGGGCACGTCGCCCAGCGAAGGCGTGCGCACGAACCGCGCGGTCATCTTGCTGTGGTCCGCCTCGACGTAATCCGGCACGTCGCGCTCGGCGAGTTGCACCGCCTCGAGCAGCACGGCAAGCTGCCTGGACTTTTCGCGCACCTCGATCACGTCGCCCTCGCTCACCCGGTAGGAGGCGATATTGACGCGCTGCCCGTTCACCAGAACATGGCCGTGGTTCACGAACTGGCGGGCGGCAAAGATGGTCGGCACGAACTTGGCGCGATAGACCACCGCGTCCAGGCGCCGCTCCAGCAGGCCGATCAGGTTTTCACCGGTGTCGCCGCGCATGCGCTCGGCCTCGGCAAAGATGCGGCGGAACTGCTTTTCCGGCACGTCGCCGTAATATCCCTTGAGCTTCTGCTTCGCGCGCAGCTGGGTGCCGAAGTCGCTCATCTTGCCGCGGCGGCGCTGCCCGTGCTGGCCGGGGCCGTATTCGCGGCGGTTCACCGGGGACTTGGGGCGTCCCCAGATGTTTTCGCCCATGCGGCGATCGATCTTGTATTTGGCAGACGTGCGTCTGGTCACGGCTGATCTCCTTCAATATGGTCCCGTGCATCCGGCACGGGAGTGAAGGGCGTTGTCCTCTGGCACCGCGCGGGCCGACAGCACCATGTGATCCACTTGCATCACGTGACGCGGCAGCGTGCGGAACCTGACAGGAATCCCCTTGCGGGGGCCACCAACACCAAGTGGTCCGCGCTTACAGGCAGGCCCGGCAACTGTCAACGGCAAGCCGGCAGATGACGCCGTCAGATCGCCTGCATGAGTCGCAGCGCATCATGGATCGCGGCATGGATATTGCGCGAGGACACGGCATCGCCGATGCGGAACAGCCGGAAAGTGCCCTCCGGGTTCCGGACCATCCGCTGCGCCCGGCCCGAAAGCAGTGCCTCGTGATCCACCGCGCCGCCGTTCACGGACAGCGGCTTCAGCTCGAAATACAGCTCGTCCAGCGGCTGCGTGCCGTAATTCAGCACCACCATGTCATAGGTGGCCCGCTCGACCGCGCCGCCATAGTCGCTGCCGATCACCGCCTCGATCCGGTTGCCGGCCCGCGCAACCCCCAGCAGGCGGCGCCCGAGCGTGAAACGCACCTCCCGCCCCTGCAGCGCCCGCATGTAGGGTACGAGGTTCATCCCCATCACCTCGGGCGCAAGCGTGCGGTCGGGGGTCATCAGTTCGACCCGCGCCCCGGCCTCTGCCGCGATTTCGGCGGCCTGAAGCGCGGGCGGATCGCCGCTTTCGTCATGGATCAGCACATCGCCCGCCGGTTTCACGTCGCCGGCGATGATATCCCAGCAGGTGACAAGCTCCGCCTGCTCGCTGCGCTGCTCGAACAGCCGCGTCTGCGGCATCCCGCCCGTCGCCACAATCACCACGTCCGGGGCGCAGGCGGTCACGTCATCCGCTTCCGCCCAGGTGGAAAAGCGGAACTCCACGTCCCGTGCGGTGCATTGCTCCATGCGCCAGTCGATGATGCCGATCATCTCGCGCCGGCGCGGGCTCTGCGCCAGCAGCCGCACCTGGCCGCCCGGCGCGGGCGCGGCCTCGAACACGGTCACCTCATGCCCCCGGCAGGCCGCGACCCGCGCCGCCTCGAGCCCGCCGGGCCCGGCGCCCACAATGACGATGCGCAAAGGGTCGGACGCCGGGCCGATCACATGCGGAAGCGACAGCTCCCGCCCCGTCGCGGCATTATGGATGCAAAGCGCCTCGCCCCCCTGATAGATGCGGTCGAGACAGTAATTCGCGCCGACACAGGGGCGGATGTCCGCTTCATGCCCGCCGATGATCTTCGCGACGATATGGGGGTCGGCGATATGGGCCCGCGTCATGCCCACCATGTCAAGCAGCCCCTCGCCCACCGCGTGGCGCGCGGTCGCCACATCCTGAATCCGCGCGGCATGGAACACCGGCAGGGCCGTCTCGCGCCGGATCCGGCCGGCAAAGTCCAGATGCGGGGCGCTTTTCATCCCCTGGATCGGGATCACCTCCGTCAGGGCCGGATCGGTATGGATGCGCCCGCGAATCACGTTCAGGAAATCGACCAGCCCCGATGCGGACAGGCGGCGGACGATCTCGAGCCCCTCGGCCGCGTCGATCCCGCCCGGCGCGGCCTCGTCCGCCACATGGCGGATGCCGACGATGAAATCCTTTCCCACACGGGCGCGGATCGCTTCCAGAACCTCGACCGAAAACCGCATCCGGTTGTCAAGCGCATCACCGCCGTAAGCACCGTCCAGATCGTTGGTCAGCGGCGACCAGAACTGATCGAGCAGGTGGCCGTAGGCTTCGATTTCGATGCCGTCCATGCCGCCCTGCTGCATGCGCTCGGCCGCGTCCGCGAAATCGGCCTTGATGCGCTCCATGTCCCAATCCTCGATCAACTTGGGAAAGGCGCGATGCGCGGGTTCGCGGTGGCGGGACGGGGACAGCGAGGGCAGCCAGTCGCCGGTGTCCCAGCGCGTGCGCCGCCCCAGATGCGTAAGCTGGATCATCACCGCCGCGCCGTGCTCGTGACAGGCATCCGCAAGCCGGCGGATCCAGGGCACCACCTCGTCGCGATAGGCCAGGATATTGTTGAAGGCCGGCGGGCTGTCGCGGCTGACCGAGGTCGATCCCGCCGTCATGGCAAGGGCGATGCCACCCCGCGCGCGTTCGGCGTGATAGGCGATGTAACGCTCCATCGGCAGGCCGCCCTCGGCATAGGCGGGCTCATGCGCGGTGGTCATGATCCGGTTCCTGAGCGTCAGATGCTTCAGCCGGAACGGCTGCAACAGCGGATCCCCCGTCATCGGGCCCTCCCCGGATTCGTCGCTCTCATGCAGGCTCTCATGCCGGACAGTCTGCCCCGTAGCCCCCGGGCGGCGTCAAGCGGGTTTGCGGCGCCGGAGATAGGAAATGCGACCGCAACGCTCCCTTGCCTGCGGGGTCAGAGCCGCGCGCCGGGCGCCACCGGAAAGCCGCGCAGGAAATCCCCGGCTGCCTGCGGCCCCTTCCCGGCACGTTGCAGCCGGGTCAGCGCAAGCGCGCCGCTCCCGCAAGCGACGATCAGTTCGTCGCCCCCCGCCAGCACCTCGCCCGGCGCCGCGCCGCGTTGCGCGTGATCCGAAACATGCGCCGCAAGCAGCTTGACCCGCTGTTCCCCGATCATGCACCAGGCGCCCGGGAACGGCGACAGCCCGCGGATCCGCTGCCCGACCTCGTCGGCCGGCCGGGTCCAGTCCACGCGGGCCTCGGCCTTGTCGATCTTTTCGGCATAGGTGACGCTCGCCTCGGGCTGCGCCATCGGCACAAGCCGGTCGAGCCCGGCCAGCGCCGTCACGATCAGCCGCGCCCCGAGCGCGGCCAGCCGGTCATGCAGGCTGCCGGTCGTGTCATCCGCACGGATCGGCACTGCCTCGGTCAGCAGGACAGGTCCGGTATCGAGCCCCGCCTCCATCTGCATGATGGAAACGCCGGTTTCGCTGTCGCCGGCCATGATCGCGCGATGAATCGGCGCGGCCCCCCGCCAGCGCGGCAGAAGGCTTGCGTGGATATTGAGACACCCGAACGCCGGCGCGGCCAGCAGTTCGGGCGGCAGGAGCAACCCATAGGCCACAACCACCGCCACATCGGCGCCCAGCGCGACGAAATCATGCTGGACGGTGGCGTCCTTCAGCGACGGGGGATGGCGCACGCAAAGCCCGAGCACCTCGGCACGCTCATGCACCGGGCTCTTGCGGTCGCGCTTGCCGCGGCCGGCCGGGCGGGGCGGCTGGCAATAGACGGCAACGATCTCGTGCCCGTCCTCCGCCAGCGCATCGAGCGCCGGCACGGAGAAATCGGGCGTCCCCATGAAGATGACGCGCATCAGCCGCCTGCCCCGGCGCGGGCCCGTTCAGGCACGGGCCTGTTCACGCTTCAGCTTCTGCATCTTGCGGGTGATCATCTGCCGCCGCATCGGCGTCAGGTAGTCGATGAACAGCCGCCCGTTCAGGTGGTCGATCTCGTGCTGGACGCAGGTCGCCCAAAGCCCGTCGAAACCGGCCCTCCGCTCGCGCCCGTCGCGGTCGATCCATGTCAC encodes:
- a CDS encoding sulfotransferase family protein; translated protein: MNFPGTWMTESGSVVYRVVPKCACSTIGQILYYSDHGRFFDGDIHDADTGLHKWAFETSQEPIRRNVLGHESYSFTCVRNPYTRILSSFFDKICGIQRNGRRYRGNLVPSLIYNYGIEVGGEDGQEEFDQIRSFRRFLLFARDTIRFRRPMEPDIHWSAMSGHVGTFIANGGTYDRVIWTEAFEEGMTQVLANMEMRHPVDLAAVPRFNESEGHGPTRAHPVEAYFDDLSMHLVYEIYKQDFELFRYDAGNPGNKMPVGEIDLEELHAKLGA
- a CDS encoding NAD-dependent succinate-semialdehyde dehydrogenase; the protein is MIARTTDLAALLADPDLLADCAYIDGQWVEGDDGRFDVQNPARGDVIARVADLSRSQVAGAIAQAEAAQKEWARWTGKERASALRRWFDLMTRHQDDLATILTAEQGKPLAEAKGEIAYGAGFVEFFAEEAKRIRGEILPAHARDKRISVIRQPIGVAAAITPWNFPNAMIARKAAPALAAGCSFIARPAGATPLSALAMAVLADRAGIPAGIFNVVTSSAAGEIGKEFCRNPSVRKLSFTGSTEVGRILLRQAAEQVKKCSMELGGNAPFIVFDDADVDAAVEGAILCKFRASGQTCVCANRIYVQEGIHDSFVERLTARVAELRIGDGLDPGVDLGPLIDRAAVEKLQGHIADAREKGGEVILGGDTADTSGSFFPPTILTGATSDMLFAQEEIFGPLAPIFRFRDEDEVIALANDTIFGLASYFYARDLGRVTRVAEALEYGIVGINTGLISTELAPFGGIKQSGLGREGSHHGIDEYLELKYICTSV
- the rpsD gene encoding 30S ribosomal protein S4, whose protein sequence is MTRRTSAKYKIDRRMGENIWGRPKSPVNRREYGPGQHGQRRRGKMSDFGTQLRAKQKLKGYYGDVPEKQFRRIFAEAERMRGDTGENLIGLLERRLDAVVYRAKFVPTIFAARQFVNHGHVLVNGQRVNIASYRVSEGDVIEVREKSRQLAVLLEAVQLAERDVPDYVEADHSKMTARFVRTPSLGDVPYAAIMEPHLVVEFYAKN
- a CDS encoding DUF5928 domain-containing protein; amino-acid sequence: MARIAYILLCHKDPDTVIRRARQLTAAGDCMAIHFDARASRSDYRRIRAALDGDPNVSFVRRPVKCGWGEWSLVEATLRATAAALDAFPRATHVYMLSGDCMAIKSAQYAHRFLDDIDADFIESFDFFESDWIKTGIREERLIYRHFLNERRHKRLFYASLALQQALGLRRRIPADLDIRIGSQWWCLRRRTVERIIAMTQERRDVMRFFRTTWIPDETFFQTLVHHLVPEEEIRSRTLTFLMFSDYGMPVTFYNDHYNLLLSQDYLFARKISPEAHDLHERLGTLYAARDAAFQISNEGTSIYRFLTGRGRMGRRFAPRFWETESSLGRERELMIIACKKWHVAKRLVGRIRTTAGLPAVDYLFNEETTPLPDLGGIQKTLEKRTRHRRALMRMLFDWFGTDRLVICMDTASLDLMHDFFSDRSVTRLLEIECLYSDDFLSGHAKRIGLAGEQTDAEALDRLLPTIRNAINDEADLIRDAGFARHGRISETASVAANAAVLAEFLTIPEATALDLLQGGDLFD